The genomic DNA TGCATAGTTGAATTATTTTGTTCTATTTGTTGTCATTATGCTTTTTTGACCAACGTTTTGTTTAATTCTACTTATGTACTTAATATCTGCGTGAAtacgctttttttcttttttggcaATTTCTTTATACTGGGGTAgagtactgtactgtattgtATTTTTGTATTGTACTTTTGGGATTTCCGCAAGAATGTTGGCTCGGAATGGAGAAGGAGCTCTCAGATATGGAAAATCGCAGTGAAGAAGGTTTATTTTCCCAAGCGACAAGGAGGAATTTTGTCTGGAGGAGACTATCCTCTCTAACGTGGGAGACGTGAATCCATCTAATTGAGACGAGCCAGTCATATAATTATCAATGCATCCTTTAGCTGCATTTGAACTACTAACGAGAAAATTGCCTTTTATCTCCCTTTTTCCTACCGCCGTCCATCTTAGGTCTCTTATAAACTTGAGACTTGAACATTTCGCTCTTTCGTTTACGAAATCCAATTCCGTAGCCACCACCACCCCCTCTCTTTTCAGTTCGCTTTCCCTTGCTGCTGTGAACACCTGCAAAGCAGAAACTACAGTTCTGAACCCCGTCTCTGCCCTTTTGACACAAACTGACTCAAGTTGACAGCAGGAGGAATTGAAAATCCAAACGCTTTACACACTTTCTGCAGATCCAATTGATCAACATCGTAGCATTGACGCAGAGAGTGAGACGCATACGCTTGAAGGTAAGATCGATACCCCTCTCGCGCAGACTTATGAAGATAGTAGTTTTTCTCAATCAATTTCTCCAGCtaaagagacaaagaaattttATGTAACCACCAATGAGGAGAGTCCAATAGCAATTGCACCTGCGATTGAACATTGGCAACTTTCTTTGAAGCAAAATCATACTCGTTGAGAGGAACCTAAAAAGCAGAAGACATATAAAGAGTTTTCAAACGTACGTTGAAAATACTTTGGCGTGTCTCAGATAGCGCAAAAACGCCAATTCTtcaggtaaaagaaaaagaagcgccCTACCCTTGCTTCCAGCTCTCGCAGTTCGGCCAACCCGATGAATATATTCctaatagaaaaatattAAACCATAGGCGGAAATACCGTCATCGTTTGAATTACTTTGGGATCATCCGGAGGATCGAATTGGACGATCCAATCCACTTCTGGGATGTCCAATCCTCGGGCGGCAACGTCTGTGCAGAGAAGAGTTCCCTTGTCGGCGGCGCAGAACTCcacaaacgtcgtcgttcgccgaTTCTGCTTCTGCTTTCCGTGTATGTCTTTTACCGGGACGTCGATGTAATTCAGAAGTTCCGCGTGAAATTGAACGGATTTgcacgacgagaagaagaccatGACCTTTTTGTCCATATTTCGTTTCAAGAAggtgaagaggagaagaaagcgtttcTCCGCAGAAACGACCACATATCCCTGGGGATCAGCACaaagtaaataataaacCAAAATAAGTCAATACTGATTAGTTACTTGTTCGAGTGTGTCCACTGTTGCTGTTTCTTTGGAATCGTCTATTCCGACGTACACCGGCGATTTTTTCAGAGATAGTCGAGCTAAATCTTCGACTTTTTGCGTCTGGGTTGCCGAGAACAACATCGTCTGACGCTTTTCTGCAAAAGaagaatatttcaattatttaaCTAATCCTCCATGCCAGTGTCTCTTATTCTCACTTGGCAATAGTTGCACGATCCTTTTCATTTCCTCCTCAAATCCAATTTCGAGAATTCGATCCGtttcatcaatgattagaCATTGAAGATTCTTGTAATTGAACCCATGGGTATTCTACACAGGCCAACATCATTGAAACATTACTCAATATTTCTATTATTTCTATGCCTGTAAATGATCGAGAAGGCGTCCGGGAGTTGCTACCAGCAAATTGACTCCCTTTTGAAGTCGTTCCGCTTCTCCCCTGCGATTTGCTCCGCCCATCACCAAGCCAAATGTCTGCTGGTGATACTTGAGAAGATCGCGGGTCACGCCAAACGTTTGCAACGACAGCTCGCGCGTCGGAGAAATGATGACAACTCCGGTACCTAGAAAAATTATAATCGCAACTATAAATTTATTAGATGAGACGGAATTGCCGTTTCTTGGCTTGAATTTGAGCTTGAATAAGAGTTCAATTGCCGGAATGAGAAATGCAAGGGTCTTTCCACTTCCGGTTTTTGCCGCTCCGAGCAAATCTCTTCCTTCCAGGAGAGGGCCAATGCTCCTCTTCTGTATCTCCGTCATGTGAGTGAAGCCCATGTCTTTGATTGCTTTGAGAGACTTTTCCGATACTGATCCACTCAGCGAAGAAAATGCACCGTCGCTAGCGGCAATTGCTGGTAGGAGAGGCCAGAAGAGACTAAgtttttaaaataaataaataaataaataccttGCTCCACGTGCTCCGGCTTGACCATTTCTTCCGATTGCGCTGCCGGGAGGCCTTCGTTCTCCTCACCGTCGTCGTAATCGCTATCTTCGTCATCCGTTTTGTCGCTCGCTTTGGCCGCTGCCGCTTTTTCCTCTCGTTCCTTTTGCGCTAGTGCGGCTAACAGAATTCTCCCGTCTATTTTCGTTCAGACGACGGCCATTTCGACACCTACCCGCTCTTATGTcggcgaatttcttctgctttCGAAGCCTACGCTTCACGAAACGATCAGACAGCATCTTCGAATCTGCGCACTGTGCGAAGGCCTGGATCAATATCACGTGTCCCCAGATCACTATTTATTCGAATTTACATCGGTAAAATCGCGACAGATTTTTCCATTAGACCTACGAGTCCTCGAGTGGTTTCGTTCTCCGAGAGTGATGATGATTTCATGATTTTTTGTACaagtcgaattttttcaacaTCATTCACTTTCAAACACACCTGTCACAAAAACAaggctttgattttctcttttcctgaAACGTGTCTAGACCAACCTGATAAAGAGCATTGAAAGTATCAATATTTGGCTGAAGTTCAAGCTTTGGAAATAAAgcaagaaaataaaaggCTCGATCTGCATGCCCACACTTCTCACAGCACAACAGCAATTTGTTCATTGTGTCAAGTCGCGGCTTGACTCTAGGAgacttgaagaaaaaaagattcaaTTAGGTTCCCTTCCCTCTCAACTTCCAGCACATACATATCTAAGAAGCATTCTCCACGTTCTATAGATGGCAGCATGTGCTGCTCGTTCCGTGTTTGCACCACGGCAAGCATCTACCAGAATAGCAAACGTTTCGGAATCAGGAGATACGTCCTCTTGCCACATGGCTTTGAAATAAGTAAACAGGAATGGTAAGTTGCTGGGCCCAGCCTGAAACACAGGAACTTTATGAAAGAGACGCTGTGCTTGGAGATGTGGACATACTTTGATCAGTGCGTAAAAAAGAGCATTGTAAGACTCAGTTGTGTGTTGAATTTCGTGCTTCTGCATGTACTACGACGAGTTTGCGCGTCATGGCGACGCCGCAGAGAAAACGCATCAACTCGTCGCTTACCTTGGCCACATTCATAATATATTCCGTGAAATCTGACTCTGCTTCCGGAGTCCTTTTGAACGTGAtcggaaaacgaagaagctTCTCACACAGTTCTAAATTTAGTTTCAGTCCAATCAGATGTAGCAGGCGTGTGCTCGATTGAAAGccctaaaacaaaaacgtcTCTTATCTAGTTAGGTCTccatattttatttaattagctCATGCTGGCACCTGAGCTGCTCTGCTTGCATCCTGAATCCAACGCGTCCacgtgaaaaacgacgacaattgcGGCTTCTGACTTATTGCATCGAGATTTTTCAAGACCTTTTCAGCATCTTTGTAGTAATCGGGGCAACTGATAGCCAAATACAAAGCCGCCTAAATCCTCACAAAAATGCAGGCGACAAAGACGCTAAAAAACAGATGACGTACCTCAAATGTTGATGCGTCTGGATAACTGCAGTGGGTTTTCATCTCTTTGTAGATGTTGACGCTAATAAGCCACCTTGCTGATGGGTGATCTAATGCGGAGAGTGGCATTTCGTATAGCATTCCCTTTAGGAGTAAGAGCGCATTGCAACGTCTCGGGAGATCGCTTCGATTCGAAGAATACTCAAACCCCACAGCTTCTCCAATCTAGCACAAAAAAGTATAGTGGAATCGTCTAATTACGGAATATTACCATGGACGCTCGCATTGGATCTCTTGCTTTTACACACGCCTCCAAGAAGGTGACAAAAGCGGAAGACAACGGAGATACCAAGCGAAGGCTGACGCCCCTTAGACGACATTGTAAGTCGTTATTGTCAGTTTTATTACCAAGGAGATCTTACAATGATTTCTGTAGCATTGCTTCTGCCTCGGCTAAGCATCCAACCAAAGATAGGGCAGTTATTAGACTCGCCTTTGTTTCGACGTCAGGTACAGAATCTACATTTGCCTAAAATTGATCATTTCACTTTTAGTGATATAAGATGACGCAACCGTCACACATACTGCACTGAGTAAAGCGTCTTTTCGTCCCAAGTGACCTAACGCCTTTCGAGAAAAGAATAATTAATCAGAATTATTTAAATCTCTTTTAGTCATTAGATAATTTCACCATTAAGTAAGGAGATGTAAGAATTTGTTTGTCATGCTCAAGTGGAAACCAATGAACGGCTTTCCTATACAGCTGCAACGCCTCTTCGGCCTTTCCTTCCGAAATGCAATCGTCCATAACACAACTCACAATCTAAAGAGTATAAAATCAAACACTTTTCAATCACTTTCAAAGTACCTACTTCCGGTCtaagaatttctttcttggATTCAAGAAATCCAATGCCTTCTTCTAtgtctcctcctccaatCTTTCCTCTTGCGATCAATTGAACCGATTCCAAATCAAATCTACATCCGACTCGATTCATATCTCCAACTATTTCGTTCAAAACGTCCGCATTCCCAGTCTCGCAGCACAAACCGAGAAGAACGTTATAGGCGTCGGTCGAGGGAAGTTGACCCGATTTCTTTGCGTCTAAGAGGGCTCTGTACGCTTCCCAATGACGTCCCTGTCTAATGACAGATATCTCCGTAACGTTCCTCCACTTCAAGAGCTCTTGCCTTATCGACGATTTCATCAACGACGCCAAGTCGTAGGCTTCCTCATTTGGATTCATGTGGTACTTATACCATCTTCTCTGCGGATTTTGGAGTCTCATTTTCATGAAATTGGCCGCACAACACGGTGAGATTATTGTTGCTGCCCATCTCGTGCCGAGCAGTCGTTTTTGCACTCGCAAGACCAACGTCATAGTTTGCTAGGACTGTACGCTTAGGTAAAACTACCGAATAATCATGCTAAGCCTGGGCATGGCCTGGCCTGGCTAAGCTAAGGAGTTATCCGGGACGTTGTGCCCATGTGCACCCCAAAAATTCGGTGTAAACGAAAAACGGTGAGATTGCAACTGAAAAATTATTAACatagtattaattaaaccctTAACAAATCTTACGTACGGTAGCTAACTAAGTGGATGTCAGTATTAGTCATCGTATTCATTTACGAGAAAGTGATAGAAAAATGCTGCCTTTTTATTGTTCacttgttgctgctgcttttttcgcgtcgcaaCCGTTTGATTGTGGGGAGCGCGAATACAGACTGATCCAAAGATGGTAGCTGAAACGTATTAGTTTCTAGAAACACAACGACGCAGGGACTGACTACTACTCACCCAGGGTCTTGGCCGTTTGCTTATTAGCGTGAGTGTGCTTGAGAAGCTCCCTAAGAAAGGCAGCCAAATACTTGAAGAGATCTCTATGGACTGTAGGAATCCGTGTCAgcaactaaaaaataatattgtCAAGCATGTATTGACTGGAAGAATCAGTTCACCTGCTTGCAAAGCGTGAAATTATTGCAACACTCCAAGCACTTCTGATAATAATCATATGGGATGATCGGTTGAGGAAGCGCTTCCAAAAAAAGTAGCAAGGCTTCCGCAACAGAGTGCACAGATTGCTCTAAAAAAATGGCCCATTTGAAACTAACATTGAACGGCGCGGTTAGTTTGCAGCTATACTTATTGTGTCCATTCCTGTATCGAGTACACTAACAACTCGCCCAACTTCATTTTTTAAACCGGCCTGAGTGAAAAGATCTTCCTGCAAATAAAAGACAATCGTCACTGAGTTGATTTTCTGGTTCACTACTCACCGTCTCTCTAGCATTGACTGAGAGATAATCGACCATGAGCCACACTTCTTTGGGCACAGAAAAGGGCGATAACGAATCGACAGACTCGTCCTGATGATCAATTAATTTCGCGACGggaacgtcgcgaacgaatcgaTGCATTCCAACGAGCTGCTCCAAAGACATCCCAAAACACGTTGGAATAAAGTTTCCGCGAACAGTAATCTGATATAACGTAAAGAGGTCATACTTATGAgatctctcttctttcttctcttacaAAGGAATCGGCACCGTTTTCAACGTGAAAGACGAGTATGTCCTCCAATTTTTCTTCACCGCTGTTCAAAGCGGAAAGAGAATATTTGTCAATGTCAACGGTTATAGTGACTCTTTCTTCGCTCTCTGAACAAAGTGTCACGCAAAGTAGCCGTCTTCTTTAATAGAGAACTGCTGTGATTTACCTGGACTAATGAATCCAGATTCGGGTTTCACTTTAACCCAGCTCTTGCAAATGGAGTCACCGTGAGGAGGAGGTTTGAACATGAAGTCAGCGTGACTCtaacaggaaaaaaaaacgaaataggTTCAAAGCTCATACAATTTTAACTTGTTCTGACCTGCCCGACGTTTCTGATGATTAGTTCATGTACTTGTTTGTCacaaaatttgacgtctttaAAAACAAACTGAAGGGCAAGAGTTTTTACCAATCTCAAAGTTTTTCTATAATTCACCTCAAGCGTGTTCAACTTCACAACAGGTTTCAgctcattttcaaatttgtcCATTTCCAAGTGAAGCTCGGCCAGCACGGCCCCCTTCCTTCCTGTATCAACGACTTTGATCTACGCAACTTTACAAATAGCCATCTTCCTTCACTATCCCATGAAATCTACGCTTacatcgacgtcaaacatTGCACTGACAGGTTTGTGATCGCTCGTCTGCAATTCCATGTGACTGCGATACTCCCTGTCGTGAACGCCACGCCCTTTCCAAAGAACGCGATCACACCACGCGGGAGCGCGATTCTTCTCGCTaaattgaatcaaagtttagaggATGCCTATggctttgtttttgtttctcaCCTGCTGTCCCATTCATTTGTCCCTGGATTGTATTTATAGGTAGGTCGAAAGCGAATTTTTGCTTCTGAAAAACCGGGAAAGACGTTTTGAAGTTGCATCTGTGCTTTTAGCTAACGAAGATATACGCGAGATCCGTCAGCTAATACTGTAATCGTTTGCAATTGACTTACCTGATCATGTAAGAATAATTCCTCAAATCGCTCACTAATGGCCATCTCTCGAAATTTGGATTCCGTCGTTGAGCTCGTTGGCGAAAGACGATAATTGAGGTCTCCCATCCAGAACAGGATGCTAGCAATCAATAAGCCATCaaaacaaataattattgatttatgcTTTTCTAGTAGTATACTCGTGATTCAGAACGGAACGCGATTCCGTGAACGTAATCTTGTTGCAAATATCATGAAAATCCTGATTTCGCCTTTCAACCTCTTCGGTGTGAGCAGCTAAGTGCGAATTGACAAAGCAGATTGACGTATTGTGAACGTTGAACCGAATGGCGACGCCCCCTTTGTTCCCCTGAAAGAAAATCCCTAACAATAAGACAATCAACACACATAAGCTCTTCTCACCATCATTCCTAATATTCCCGTTCCTTGAGCTTCGGCTTGGACATCACTGATAtcttttttcaattcttCTTTCACGTAAACTAATAGCAGCATTCCAACGAGACGTATGGATCTCAACTGTGAAATATGATGATATCACATCTAATTAGACTTCAAGATTCTATATAGACCTTATAGTAATTCCTCCGATACGCTTGCTGCAAGCTTATATCAACTTTTCTCGTCCAGTCATCCTCGCGGCTCGATTCGCCCCAGAAAAAAGCCTCAGCACTCAAATCCAATTCCTGGAAACTAAAAAAGACAGGAAATGCTGGACGAGTGAGCCCAAGTAGGCGCCTGCTGACCCACCCGATTCCCAAAATGTCTGGCGCTTCTTTACTCCCTTCAAACCATTCATACAGAGATTCCGGTGACGTTTGTCCATTCACGTTCCACGTCCCACACAATActctaattttttagaaaacGTTAACtttcaattattttaatcACCACATCTTCTTACCTGTGCGCTTTATTGTCAGTATATTCTGTTTCTCTGGCTTTGAGCCGACTTCCAATGTAGCTACTTCCTTgccgaagtcgacgaacaTGTTTCAATCCTTTCTCTACTGCTGTATCAgtagaagaaagagaagacacTTTCAGATTCGCTACACCCTCAGGTTCTGTAAATACATTAGTCACCATTAATAAAAGTAGAAATGATTTCTCATACTTGCAATAGGCGTAACCCATTCATCCCCTGACTGCTTCTTTCCAACTCCAAGTATACTAAGAGGCCACCCAGGTTCTCCGCCCATCTCCCACGTGCTCTCTAACTGTTCCAATGCTTTCTGCTCATCCAAATTGGAGGAGGACGCCGGCGCATCAAAATCCACCAGTGTTCCAACTGGAGGATCAACGCCCGCacttcctcctcgtcttGCTTTATACTGTGAAAGCCATTGAAATGATCCGCTGATTCCGCTGGCTCTTTCTAGAAGCACGAATTCATACTAGTGAGTCATTTGGATTTGTAGTGAGATACGCACGAGCTGTGGATGCTGCCACAATGATTTCAAGAAATCTTGCTGAGTCTGTATTAGAGGGTAGTTCAAAAGAAAGTGCGTGGCCTTCGTCAGTTGTCAGGTCGACGGTCATATCTAGGTCTAGAAAACGCTGTAAATCGATGAACACTTATGTACAACAGCGACGTACTGGTCTGAAAGTGTCGAGACGAATCTTAGCGGAAGAGATAGAGATTCAGAACTGAAGACAAATATAGACAGCCCCCAAACCTTTTCTCAGTCTCGCTCCGAAATTGCGCGTGATAGGAATAGCTCTTTGTAAGAAAACTCTCTCGTTCTGCAGACCCGACGTGTCGAATAGAAAAACACTAGTGCCGAGAACTACGTAGAAATGGTTCTGAGAGGACAAGTGCTTACGattgctcgtcgccgtgacTGACAACTGTAAATAGAACGGGAACgcgcacgtcgccgtcgaccaGACTGCATTGGATCGCCTGGCGGAAAGAGGATAGTCGGCGCGCCTGGAAAGGGACCCCAGTCACCAACGTACCGCTCGACACGCATCGCCAGGATTCAGAAGCGATTGCACCCGCGAAAGAGTCTCCATGCACGAGTTTACGCCGTCTACAacggattcaaatgaaaaacaaCGGATGGCAATATCCCGGATCCCCTTGACTGTCCAAATACACTCAAACATGTTCCTCAATTAAAAAACCGTGAATTCATATGTACAGAGCATTTTCTATTCCCAGGGATCTTCTTCATTTGACGAGAGGCCGCTTGTGAGGTGTGTCATCAGAACAACTCATTGCCTTGTATTTCTCAACTTCGGCCATGTACGCTTTCCAAGCGTCAGGCTTGTCACGGTGATCCTACAAGTGCGTTACCTCCCACCATTAGATTATCAGCCATGTGCCCAAACCCCTCCCcaagtaattaattaattatttaattaatacaacGATTTCCCCATTTCTGCCGACCtcctcgtctttctctttcttctttttcgacggcggcggcggcggcttaGCTTTCATTAgcgactttctttttcccTAAACATTGACTCCCGTATCAATATCGGGACCCCATTCGGGGGTTCCGCGCCGTTCCCGCCCACCAcacgaaaatcgtcgcgattttCAGCGCTCACACCTTTAGTCCTCCCATGAAACTCGCTACAAAGTTTTGGGCCTCCGCTTGAGCGGCCTCTTCTTTCCGTTCCGTCTCTGCAGTGGCGGTGGCCGACTTAGGTTCTTtcctctttccttttttctcttcgagcgtcttcgtttcttccattttctttttgaattgTTCAAGAAAACTTCCATCGTTAGCAAATGCATTCGAAACGGgcttcttttcgtcttcatcgccCTTTGATTCGTTTTTATCCCTTTGTTTGTCTCCTGTGGTCGCCATCTTAAGAGTCCCGGAATGACGAAGAGCCCCGTACAACcgtaatgacgtcaggaacTGCATGTGTGGCAAAGACGCAACAAGTCAGTGTAATCTACTAATTTGAAACGATCAGTTAGCTAAAGTAATTTTTCCGTACATTTGAAACGCAGTGACGTGCTGAAATGCGATTCTCAGAAATTTCAGAGACCACTGCACAAAATCAGTTGAAATCAAGACTTGCCGCTACAGTATCTCtatcaaaagcgaagcggaTTGCTTTGGAA from Oscarella lobularis chromosome 11, ooOscLobu1.1, whole genome shotgun sequence includes the following:
- the LOC136193368 gene encoding uncharacterized protein isoform X1: MLSDRFVKRRLRKQKKFADIRAAALAQKEREEKAAAAKASDKTDDEDSDYDDGEENEGLPAAQSEEMVKPEHVEQAIAASDGAFSSLSGSVSEKSLKAIKDMGFTHMTEIQKRSIGPLLEGRDLLGAAKTGSGKTLAFLIPAIELLFKLKFKPRNGNSVSSNKFIVAIIIFLGTGVVIISPTRELSLQTFGVTRDLLKYHQQTFGLVMGGANRRGEAERLQKGVNLLVATPGRLLDHLQNTHGFNYKNLQCLIIDETDRILEIGFEEEMKRIVQLLPKKRQTMLFSATQTQKVEDLARLSLKKSPVYVGIDDSKETATVDTLEQGYVVVSAEKRFLLLFTFLKRNMDKKVMVFFSSCKSVQFHAELLNYIDVPVKDIHGKQKQNRRTTTFVEFCAADKGTLLCTDVAARGLDIPEVDWIVQFDPPDDPKEYIHRVGRTARAGSKGRALLFLLPEELAFLRYLRHAKVPLNEYDFASKKVANVQSQLEKLIEKNYYLHKSAREGYRSYLQAYASHSLRQCYDVDQLDLQKVCKAFGFSIPPAVNLSVHSSKGKRTEKRGGGGGYGIGFRKRKSEMFKSQVYKRPKMDGGRKKGDKRQFSR
- the LOC136193368 gene encoding uncharacterized protein isoform X2, which encodes MLSDRFVKRRLRKQKKFADIRAAALAQKEREEKAAAAKASDKTDDEDSDYDDGEENEGLPAAQSEEMVKPEHVEQAIAASDGAFSSLSGSVSEKSLKAIKDMGFTHMTEIQKRSIGPLLEGRDLLGAAKTGSGKTLAFLIPAIELLFKLKFKPRNGTGVVIISPTRELSLQTFGVTRDLLKYHQQTFGLVMGGANRRGEAERLQKGVNLLVATPGRLLDHLQNTHGFNYKNLQCLIIDETDRILEIGFEEEMKRIVQLLPKKRQTMLFSATQTQKVEDLARLSLKKSPVYVGIDDSKETATVDTLEQGYVVVSAEKRFLLLFTFLKRNMDKKVMVFFSSCKSVQFHAELLNYIDVPVKDIHGKQKQNRRTTTFVEFCAADKGTLLCTDVAARGLDIPEVDWIVQFDPPDDPKEYIHRVGRTARAGSKGRALLFLLPEELAFLRYLRHAKVPLNEYDFASKKVANVQSQLEKLIEKNYYLHKSAREGYRSYLQAYASHSLRQCYDVDQLDLQKVCKAFGFSIPPAVNLSVHSSKGKRTEKRGGGGGYGIGFRKRKSEMFKSQVYKRPKMDGGRKKGDKRQFSR
- the LOC136193366 gene encoding uncharacterized protein isoform X1, yielding MTLVLRVQKRLLGTRWAATIISPCCAANFMKMRLQNPQRRWYKYHMNPNEEAYDLASLMKSSIRQGRHWEAYRALLDAKKSGQLPSTDAYNVLLGLCCETGNADVLNEIVGDMNRVGCRFDLESVQLIARGKIGGGDIEEGIGFLESKKEILRPEIVSCVMDDCISEGKAEEALQLYRKAVHWFPLEHDKQILTSPYLMALGHLGRKDALLSAANVDSVPDVETKASLITALSLVGCLAEAEAMLQKSLGVSLRLVSPLSSAFVTFLEACVKARDPMRASMIGEAVGFEYSSNRSDLPRRCNALLLLKGMLYEMPLSALDHPSARWLISVNIYKEMKTHCSYPDASTFEAALYLAISCPDYYKDAEKVLKNLDAISQKPQLSSFFTWTRWIQDASRAAQGFQSSTRLLHLIGLKLNLELCEKLLRFPITFKRTPEAESDFTEYIMNVAKYMQKHEIQHTTESYNALFYALIKAGPSNLPFLFTYFKAMWQEDVSPDSETFAILVDACRGANTERAAHAAIYRTWRMLLRYSPRVKPRLDTMNKLLLCCEKCGHADRAFYFLALFPKLELQPNIDTFNALYQVCLKVNDVEKIRLVQKIMKSSSLSENETTRGLVGLMEKSVAILPM
- the LOC136193366 gene encoding uncharacterized protein isoform X2, with product MNRVGCRFDLESVQLIARGKIGGGDIEEGIGFLESKKEILRPEIVSCVMDDCISEGKAEEALQLYRKAVHWFPLEHDKQILTSPYLMALGHLGRKDALLSAANVDSVPDVETKASLITALSLVGCLAEAEAMLQKSLGVSLRLVSPLSSAFVTFLEACVKARDPMRASMIGEAVGFEYSSNRSDLPRRCNALLLLKGMLYEMPLSALDHPSARWLISVNIYKEMKTHCSYPDASTFEAALYLAISCPDYYKDAEKVLKNLDAISQKPQLSSFFTWTRWIQDASRAAQGFQSSTRLLHLIGLKLNLELCEKLLRFPITFKRTPEAESDFTEYIMNVAKYMQKHEIQHTTESYNALFYALIKAGPSNLPFLFTYFKAMWQEDVSPDSETFAILVDACRGANTERAAHAAIYRTWRMLLRYSPRVKPRLDTMNKLLLCCEKCGHADRAFYFLALFPKLELQPNIDTFNALYQVCLKVNDVEKIRLVQKIMKSSSLSENETTRGLVGLMEKSVAILPM
- the LOC136193365 gene encoding inositol polyphosphate 5-phosphatase OCRL-like, which encodes MFECIWTVKGIRDIAIRCFSFESVVDGVNSCMETLSRVQSLLNPGDACRAAIQCSLVDGDVRVPVLFTVVSHGDEQSVFLFDTSGLQNERVFLQRAIPITRNFGARLRKDSSRHFQTNLDMTVDLTTDEGHALSFELPSNTDSARFLEIIVAASTAQRASGISGSFQWLSQYKARRGGSAGVDPPVGTLVDFDAPASSSNLDEQKALEQLESTWEMGGEPGWPLSILGVGKKQSGDEWVTPIAKPEGVANLKVSSLSSTDTAVEKGLKHVRRLRQGSSYIGSRLKARETEYTDNKAHRVLCGTWNVNGQTSPESLYEWFEGSKEAPDILGIGFQELDLSAEAFFWGESSREDDWTRKVDISLQQAYRRNYYKLRSIRLVGMLLLVYVKEELKKDISDVQAEAQGTGILGMMGNKGGVAIRFNVHNTSICFVNSHLAAHTEEVERRNQDFHDICNKITFTESRSVLNHDILFWMGDLNYRLSPTSSTTESKFREMAISERFEELFLHDQLKAQMQLQNVFPGFSEAKIRFRPTYKYNPGTNEWDSSEKNRAPAWCDRVLWKGRGVHDREYRSHMELQTSDHKPVSAMFDVDIKVVDTGRKGAVLAELHLEMDKFENELKPVVKLNTLEFVFKDVKFCDKQVHELIIRNVGQSHADFMFKPPPHGDSICKSWVKVKPESGFISPESEERVTITVDIDKYSLSALNSGEEKLEDILVFHVENGADSFITVRGNFIPTCFGMSLEQLVGMHRFVRDVPVAKLIDHQDESVDSLSPFSVPKEVWLMVDYLSVNARETEDLFTQAGLKNEVGRVVSVLDTGMDTIKQSVHSVAEALLLFLEALPQPIIPYDYYQKCLECCNNFTLCKQLLTRIPTVHRDLFKYLAAFLRELLKHTHANKQTAKTLATIFGSVCIRAPHNQTVATRKKQQQQVNNKKAAFFYHFLVNEYDD
- the LOC136193371 gene encoding telomerase RNA component interacting RNase-like, with product MATTGDKQRDKNESKGDEDEKKPVSNAFANDGSFLEQFKKKMEETKTLEEKKGKRKEPKSATATAETERKEEAAQAEAQNFVASFMGGLKGKRKSLMKAKPPPPPSKKKKEKDEEDHRDKPDAWKAYMAEVEKYKAMSCSDDTPHKRPLVK